The following are encoded in a window of Numida meleagris isolate 19003 breed g44 Domestic line chromosome 13, NumMel1.0, whole genome shotgun sequence genomic DNA:
- the USP42 gene encoding ubiquitin carboxyl-terminal hydrolase 42 yields MTIVNKPKSSKSKKSSSRRSGKSKKPRTKNMKSRTANWGRIPPAKDPNQVSVNQGHGGAIYCRSSEKSKPFALRDLVINDGIAPPQRILFPPEKICMDWQQTQNVGVGLFNLGNTCFINSALQCLTYTPPLANYMLSLEHTQSCNYQGFCMMCTMETHINRVLCCAHDAIKPAFVVHELKRIGKHFRFGAQEDAHEFLRFTVDAMQQACLHGCTILDRSSQATTIIHQIFGGFLRSRVKCLNCKAVSDTYEAFLDIPLDIKAVSSVTKALEQFVKPEQLDGENCYKCSKCKKMVPASKRFTIHRSSNVLTISLKRFANFTGGKINKEVKYPEYLDLRAYMSQSIGEPLLYALYAVLVHSGVNSHAGHYFCFIKAADGLWYQMNDATVVQSNIKTVLGQQAYLLFYIRRYDLTLGERAFYLPAPSYPRSFLGQRGTNSKQAGFMGPRLPPHMIKNSSRLNGNGSLKEDPNTIGVTLKRPSSAPPTACVQNWAITRPSITDPSKKQKITISIHNKLPARQTVSQPDCLSALEDEELNKSVPSSTITNSSAAESTSNASTMLVATNVSKQEVPDEIFVEPVVNGNPKLSSDNIVSYGTEPSGKSEEESSKGLFKRNCNVISPNGILIGKVVRTLQNSHPSCQNAEEERSQHELPKNDSLNGAISLDNESKENGLKLDDSSCQVQPVKPSEMLFSKTNGVLETMPIALSPVPQEIILDSFAYGQLNSLSEEISVPGPQKPSENDSLMETVVMEALLVYEESRKLPSDMSCETGNLFIQSDSETVSTKEEVAESIITKADNAQPNINGQHKVRKRSLDTEDEFLENFESEDSGEKDKPRRSKEPDLISKENPLYIKGSLETEEELGQTSSIKSDVECSSKKPASLDTADKCQDTKDISNNYVEVPPVNDSSITKLDKVLESQFSRENEGPTSRNFEENKHRKKDKNIYDSKKTDKEHYRRKRERSDTEEREKQNSKPDGHSHKRRCSRSVETNKQSRHKQEYCNGNKYRSSYTERNSPDVSRNSGKYSHYRSRSRGREQGRNRYYHSKGERTWSRERYYQDEPWRWQKCRHYNDYYYSHAKRDSRERKFSHYNKDFDKSSQAYSRSHKDYHYKSRRPHNSLSREEDVRHFSSHRADSRHCSVPQQQSEKYSHERHVLPPVLSHLNFEDSSPKNEKQSNRKRKYAESSESETEKKSRNVEKDVLDDEKMKKYKKIKKKKKSKDKHREKDYKLYDSDFSVLHFDNDNRKRKKKKKKKKHIRKLKGFLEYLDPRFQKKTWEKEGSCSPADCLCEQYRNEGSKQPDREGKPSCASESKNYSSIASNEYIKDANY; encoded by the exons TCATTAATGATGGAATTGCTCCACCACAAAGGATTCTTTTTCCACCTGAGAAGATTTGTATGGATTGGCAACAAACACAAAACGTTGGAGTTGGACTCTTCAATCTTGGCAATACATGTTTTATTAATTCTGCTCTACAGTGTTTGACTTACACACCCCCACTCGCCAACTACATGCTTTCCCTTGAGCACACCCAGTCAT GTAACTATCAAGGCTTCTGCATGATGTGCACGATGGAAACTCACATTAACCGAGTCCTGTGTTGCGCTCATGATGCCATCAAACCTGCATTTGTTGTCCATGAACTTAAAC gaATAGGAAAACATTTCCGCTTTGGCGCTCAGGAAGATGCGCACGAGTTCTTACGCTTCACTGTTGATGCTATGCAGCAAGCGTGTTTGCATGGATGTACCAT attGGACAGATCTTCTCAAGCTACCACCATCATTCATCAAATATTTGGAGGATTTCTAAGATCCAGAG taAAGTGCTTGAACTGCAAAGCAGTTTCGGATACATATGAGGCATTCCTTGATATACCTCTGGATATAAAG GCAGTTTCATCTGTTACCAAAGCTCTAGAACAGTTTGTGAAACCTGAGCAGCTGGACGGTGAAAATTGCTATAAATGTAGCAA ATGTAAGAAGATGGTGCCAGCATCAAAGAGGTTTACAATACATCGCTCTTCCAATGTTCTCACGATATCACTGAAAAGATTTGCAAATTTCACAGGTGGAAAGATCAACAAG GAAGTAAAATATCCTGAGTATTTGGATCTTCGAGCTTATATGTCTCAATCAATTGGAGAACCACTCCTTTATGCCTTATATGCAGTTTTGGTACATAGTGGTGTCAATTCTCATGCAGGACACTATTTCTGCTTCATAAAG GCTGCTGATGGACTTTGGTATCAAATGAATGATGCTACAGTAGTGCAAAGTAACATCAAAACAGTTCTCGGTCAGCAAGCTTATTTACTATTTTATATCAG GCGCTATGATTTGACACTCGGAGAACGTGCTTTTTACTTACCAGCACCGTCTTATCCCCGTTCATTCCTTGGTCAGAGGGGGACTAATAGTAAGCAGGCTGGCTTTATGGGACCACGACTTCCTCCTCATATGATTAAG aattcgAGTCGTTTAAATGGAAATGGATCTTTGAAAGAGGATCCCAATACCATTGGCGTCACCTTAAAGAGGCCATCTTCAGCTCCACCAACAGCTTGTGTTCAAAACTGGGCAATTACCAGGCCTTCAATTACTGACCCATCAAAAAAACAGAAGATCACTATCAGTATTCATAACAAATTGCCTGCACGTCAGACCGTGTCGCAGCCTGACTGTCTTAGTGCTCTGGAGGATGAGGAGCTAAACAAGTCTGTTCCTTCATCCACAATTACAAATTCTTCTGCAGCAGAGTCTACCTCAAATGCATCTACAATGTTAGTTGCTACTAATGTTTCCAAGCAAGAAGTTCCGGATGAAATTTTTGTTGAGCCAGTAGTGAATGGAAATCCTAAACTCAGCTCTGATAACATAGTCTCTTATGGTACAGAACCTTCAGGAAAATCTGAGGAGGAGTCGTCAAAGGGcttatttaaaaggaattgCAACGTAATATCTCCTAATGGAATTTTGATTGGAAAGGTAGTCCGTACATTGCAGAATTCCCATCCTTCCTGTCAGAATGCTGAAGAGGAAAGATCCCAGCATGAGCTGCCAAAAAATGATTCATTAAATGGTGCTATTAGTTTAGATAATGAATCTAAAGAAAATGGACTGAAACTTGATGATTCCAGTTGCCAAGTCCAACCTGTTAAACcttctgaaatgttattttctaaaaCCAATGGAGTGCTTGAAACA ATGCCTATAGCTTTGTCTCCAGTCCCTCAAGAAATAATCCTAGATTCCTTTGCGTACGGCCAGTTGAACAGCTTGTCAGAGGAAATAAG cGTCCCTGGACCTCAGAAACCTTCTGAGAATGATTCTCTTATGGAAACAGTAGTGATGGAAGCGCTGTTGGTCTATGAAGAATCCAGGAAACTTCCTTCTGACATGAGCTGTGAGACTGGGAATCTTTTTATTCAGTCAGATTCTGAAACCGTTTCTACCAAAGAAGAAGTTGCTGAAAGTATTATAACAAAAGCTGATAATGCACAACCCAATATCAATGGTCAGCACAAGGTTAGGAAAAGATCCTTGGACACTGAAGATGAATTCCTTGAAAATTTTGAGTCTGAAGACAGTGGTGAGAAAGACAAACCAAGAAGATCAAAAGAACCTGatctcatttcaaaagaaaatcctttgtATATCAAAGGGTCTCTCGAGACTGAAGAGGAATTAGGGCAGACTTCCTCTATAAAGTCTGATGTTGAATGTAGTTCTAAAAAACCCGCATCTCTGGATACTGCAGATAAATGCCAAGATACAAAGGACATATCTAATAACTATGTAGAAGTCCCACCTGTTAATGACTCTTCTATTACGAAGCTGGATAAAGTTTTGGAGAGTCAATTTTCTAGAGAAAATGAGGGACCGACTAGTaggaattttgaagaaaataaacataggaaaaaagataaaaatatatatgattCTAAAAAAACTGACAAAGAGCACTACCGGAGAAAAAGAGAACGCTCTGATacagaagagagggagaagcaAAACAGCAAACCAGATGGTCATTCCCACAAGAGGAGGTGCTCTCGTAGTgtggaaacaaacaagcaaagtCGTCATAAGCAGGAGTATTGCAATGGAAACAAGTACAGATCTTCCTATACTGAAAGAAACAGCCCTGATGTCAGCAGAAACTCAGGGAAATATTCTCATTACAGATCTCGAAGCAGAGGACGAGAACAAGGTAGGAATAGATATTACCATTCCAAAGGAGAGAGAACTTGGAGCAGAGAAAGATACTATCAAGATGAACCATGGAGATGGCAAAAATGCAGACACTACAATGATTACTATTACTCTCACGCTAAAAGAGATAGTCGAGAAAGAAAGTTCTCCCATTACAATAAAGATTTTGACAAATCAAGTCAAGCTTACAGCAGGTCACATAAGGATTATCATTACAAAAGCAGACGGCCTCACAACTCACTCTCTAGAGAGGAGGATGTACGTCACTTTAGCAGCCACAGAGCAGACTCACGGCATTGTTCAGTACCTCAGCagcaatctgaaaaatattctcatgAAAGACATGTACTTCCACCTGTGTTATCTCATCTAAATTTTGAGGACTCTTCccccaaaaatgaaaaacaaagcaacagaaaaagaaaatatgcagaaagtagtgaaagtgaaacagaaaagaaaagcagaaatgtagaaaaagaCGTTTTGGatgatgaaaagatgaaaaaatacaagaagatcaagaagaaaaagaagtccaaAGATAAACATCGAGAGAAGGATTACAA ACTTTATGATTCGGATTTCTCTGTGCTCCACTTTGACAATGACAATCGCAAacgtaagaaaaaaaagaaaaagaagaaacacatcAGGAAATTGAAAGGCTTCTTGGAATACTTAGATCCCCgtttccagaagaaaacatgggAGAAGGAAGGATCTTGCTCTCCAGCTGACTGTTTATGTGAGCAATACAGAAATGAGGGCAGTAAACAACCCGACAGGGAAGGGAAGCCTTCCTGTGCAAGTGAAAGCAAGAACTACAGCTCCATTGCATCCAATGAGTATATTAAAG ATGCGAATTACTGA
- the LITAF gene encoding lipopolysaccharide-induced tumor necrosis factor-alpha factor isoform X3 yields the protein MSASSGFPAPSAPPSYEETVGINVNYPHPYPVPEPGPRPDGKGMNPPRYTGQPVPTSTPVTVQTVYVQQPIVVFYDRPVQMSCPSCNQMIVTRLSYESGALTWLSCGGLCLLGAFGHRPRPSVVLTPSLGHSARAVSLQGSSNVLGPACVIGHES from the exons ATGTCTGCTTCTAGTGGCTTTCCTGCCCCATCTGCACCACCTTCCTATGAGGAGACAGTAGGAATCAATGTGAACTATCCTCATCCCTACCCTGTCCCAGAACCTGGGCCGAGACCAGATGGGAAGGGAATGAACCCTCCCCGGTACACaggacagcctgtgccaacaAGTACCCCAG TTACAGTTCAGACTGTGTATGTGCAGCAACCAATAGTGGTGTTCTATGACCGCCCAGTTCAGATGAGCTGCCCTTCCTGTAACCAGATGATCGTGACGCGTCTCTCGTATGAGTCAGGAGCGTTGACCTGGCTGTCATGTGGTGGCCTCTGCCTGCTGGG GGCCTTTGGGCACAGGCCGCGTCCCAGCGTAGTTCTCACGCCCTCTCTTGGTCACTCTGCTCGAGCTGTTTCCTTGCAGGGAAGTTCGAATGTCCTGGGACCTGCATGTGTTATTGGGcatgaaagttaa
- the LITAF gene encoding lipopolysaccharide-induced tumor necrosis factor-alpha factor isoform X1: protein MAAPGRILPSEEVIKAKCSCSQLKSDTMSASSGFPAPSAPPSYEETVGINVNYPHPYPVPEPGPRPDGKGMNPPRYTGQPVPTSTPVTVQTVYVQQPIVVFYDRPVQMSCPSCNQMIVTRLSYESGALTWLSCGGLCLLGAFGHRPRPSVVLTPSLGHSARAVSLQGSSNVLGPACVIGHES, encoded by the exons ATGGCAGCTCCTGGAAGAATCCTCCCCAGTGAGGAAGTCATTAAAGCAAAGTGTTCGTGTTCGCAGCTGAAGTCTG ATACAATGTCTGCTTCTAGTGGCTTTCCTGCCCCATCTGCACCACCTTCCTATGAGGAGACAGTAGGAATCAATGTGAACTATCCTCATCCCTACCCTGTCCCAGAACCTGGGCCGAGACCAGATGGGAAGGGAATGAACCCTCCCCGGTACACaggacagcctgtgccaacaAGTACCCCAG TTACAGTTCAGACTGTGTATGTGCAGCAACCAATAGTGGTGTTCTATGACCGCCCAGTTCAGATGAGCTGCCCTTCCTGTAACCAGATGATCGTGACGCGTCTCTCGTATGAGTCAGGAGCGTTGACCTGGCTGTCATGTGGTGGCCTCTGCCTGCTGGG GGCCTTTGGGCACAGGCCGCGTCCCAGCGTAGTTCTCACGCCCTCTCTTGGTCACTCTGCTCGAGCTGTTTCCTTGCAGGGAAGTTCGAATGTCCTGGGACCTGCATGTGTTATTGGGcatgaaagttaa
- the LITAF gene encoding lipopolysaccharide-induced tumor necrosis factor-alpha factor isoform X4, protein MAAPGRILPSEEVIKAKCSCSQLKSDTMSASSGFPAPSAPPSYEETVGINVNYPHPYPVPEPGPRPDGKGMNPPRYTGQPVPTSTPVTVQTVYVQQPIVVFYDRPVQMSCPSCNQMIVTRLSYESGALTWLSCGGLCLLGWYPAPVCSA, encoded by the exons ATGGCAGCTCCTGGAAGAATCCTCCCCAGTGAGGAAGTCATTAAAGCAAAGTGTTCGTGTTCGCAGCTGAAGTCTG ATACAATGTCTGCTTCTAGTGGCTTTCCTGCCCCATCTGCACCACCTTCCTATGAGGAGACAGTAGGAATCAATGTGAACTATCCTCATCCCTACCCTGTCCCAGAACCTGGGCCGAGACCAGATGGGAAGGGAATGAACCCTCCCCGGTACACaggacagcctgtgccaacaAGTACCCCAG TTACAGTTCAGACTGTGTATGTGCAGCAACCAATAGTGGTGTTCTATGACCGCCCAGTTCAGATGAGCTGCCCTTCCTGTAACCAGATGATCGTGACGCGTCTCTCGTATGAGTCAGGAGCGTTGACCTGGCTGTCATGTGGTGGCCTCTGCCTGCTGGG
- the LITAF gene encoding lipopolysaccharide-induced tumor necrosis factor-alpha factor isoform X2 yields the protein MAAPGRILPSEEVIKAKCSCSQLKSDTMSASSGFPAPSAPPSYEETVGINVNYPHPYPVPEPGPRPDGKGMNPPRYTGQPVPTSTPVTVQTVYVQQPIVVFYDRPVQMSCPSCNQMIVTRLSYESGALTWLSCGGLCLLGCIAGCCLIPFFIDALKDVDHFCPNCNALVGSYKRL from the exons ATGGCAGCTCCTGGAAGAATCCTCCCCAGTGAGGAAGTCATTAAAGCAAAGTGTTCGTGTTCGCAGCTGAAGTCTG ATACAATGTCTGCTTCTAGTGGCTTTCCTGCCCCATCTGCACCACCTTCCTATGAGGAGACAGTAGGAATCAATGTGAACTATCCTCATCCCTACCCTGTCCCAGAACCTGGGCCGAGACCAGATGGGAAGGGAATGAACCCTCCCCGGTACACaggacagcctgtgccaacaAGTACCCCAG TTACAGTTCAGACTGTGTATGTGCAGCAACCAATAGTGGTGTTCTATGACCGCCCAGTTCAGATGAGCTGCCCTTCCTGTAACCAGATGATCGTGACGCGTCTCTCGTATGAGTCAGGAGCGTTGACCTGGCTGTCATGTGGTGGCCTCTGCCTGCTGGG GTGCATAGCTGGCTGTTGCTTAATTCCCTTTTTCATTGATGCTCTGAAAGATGTGGATCACTTCTGTCCAAATTGCAATGCTCTTGTTGGTTCTTATAAGCGTTTATAG
- the LITAF gene encoding lipopolysaccharide-induced tumor necrosis factor-alpha factor isoform X5 — protein sequence MAAPGRILPSEEVIKAKCSCSQLKSDTMSASSGFPAPSAPPSYEETVGINVNYPHPYPVPEPGPRPDGKGMNPPRYTGQPVPTSTPVTVQTVYVQQPIVVFYDRPVQMSCPSCNQMIVTRLSYESGALTWLSCGGLCLLGEC from the exons ATGGCAGCTCCTGGAAGAATCCTCCCCAGTGAGGAAGTCATTAAAGCAAAGTGTTCGTGTTCGCAGCTGAAGTCTG ATACAATGTCTGCTTCTAGTGGCTTTCCTGCCCCATCTGCACCACCTTCCTATGAGGAGACAGTAGGAATCAATGTGAACTATCCTCATCCCTACCCTGTCCCAGAACCTGGGCCGAGACCAGATGGGAAGGGAATGAACCCTCCCCGGTACACaggacagcctgtgccaacaAGTACCCCAG TTACAGTTCAGACTGTGTATGTGCAGCAACCAATAGTGGTGTTCTATGACCGCCCAGTTCAGATGAGCTGCCCTTCCTGTAACCAGATGATCGTGACGCGTCTCTCGTATGAGTCAGGAGCGTTGACCTGGCTGTCATGTGGTGGCCTCTGCCTGCTGGG GGAATGCTAG